One genomic region from Anabaena sp. PCC 7108 encodes:
- the dapB gene encoding 4-hydroxy-tetrahydrodipicolinate reductase: MTNQSTIPVIVNGAAGKMGREVIKAVAQAPDMILMGALDTSAEHQGKDAGELAGLSEPLEVPITNQLEPMLGYVAGERQMAPGVMVDFTHPDSVYSNIRSAIAYGIRPVVGTTGLSPEQIQDLTDFAEKASTGCLLIPNFSIGMVLLQQAAVTASKYFDHVEIIELHHNQKADAPSGTAIQTAQLLAELGKSFNPPQVEETEKIPGARGSLADEGIRIHSIRLPGLIAHQEVIFGAAGQIYTLRHDTSDRACYMPGVLLAIRKVNQLKSLVYGLEKIL, from the coding sequence ATGACTAATCAATCTACTATCCCGGTAATTGTCAACGGTGCAGCTGGCAAAATGGGACGGGAAGTAATTAAAGCGGTGGCTCAAGCACCTGATATGATTTTAATGGGCGCTCTGGATACTTCTGCTGAACATCAGGGAAAAGACGCAGGGGAATTGGCAGGTTTAAGCGAACCTTTAGAAGTGCCAATTACTAACCAACTAGAGCCAATGTTAGGCTATGTGGCGGGTGAAAGACAGATGGCTCCTGGAGTGATGGTAGATTTTACCCATCCTGACTCAGTTTATAGTAATATTCGCAGTGCGATCGCTTACGGTATTCGTCCGGTGGTCGGAACCACAGGTTTAAGTCCTGAACAAATTCAAGATTTGACAGATTTTGCGGAAAAAGCCAGTACTGGTTGCTTGCTGATTCCTAATTTCTCTATTGGTATGGTATTGCTACAACAAGCCGCCGTTACAGCTTCTAAATATTTTGATCATGTAGAAATTATTGAACTTCATCATAACCAAAAAGCAGATGCTCCTAGTGGTACAGCAATTCAAACAGCACAATTATTAGCCGAATTGGGTAAAAGCTTTAACCCGCCTCAAGTCGAAGAAACTGAGAAGATACCCGGAGCCAGAGGCTCTCTTGCTGATGAAGGGATTAGAATTCATAGTATCCGCTTACCAGGACTGATTGCCCATCAAGAAGTGATTTTTGGCGCGGCTGGTCAAATTTACACTTTACGCCATGATACAAGCGATCGCGCCTGCTATATGCCTGGAGTTTTACTCGCAATTCGTAAAGTAAACCAGCTAAAGTCTTTAGTATATGGATTAGAAAAAATACTCTAA
- a CDS encoding Uma2 family endonuclease — protein sequence MVQILTKPVTFDEFIQWYPETGLRYELHDGVIIEMNPPVGDHELVIGFLVRKLSAELDKLDLNYLIPKTTFIKPSNSKSAYSPDILLLNPENLVNEPFWKKESTITQAASVPLVIEIVSSNWKTDYSTKADEYESMGIPEYWIVDYAAFGGRRFIGNPKQPTLSVYSLIDGEYQVNQFKGDDLIISPLFTELQLTISHILQRI from the coding sequence ATGGTACAAATATTAACGAAACCAGTAACCTTTGACGAATTTATCCAATGGTATCCAGAAACAGGTTTACGCTATGAGTTACATGATGGAGTAATTATTGAAATGAATCCACCAGTAGGAGATCATGAATTAGTTATTGGTTTTTTAGTCCGTAAATTATCAGCAGAATTAGATAAACTTGACCTTAACTATCTAATACCAAAAACAACATTTATAAAACCATCAAATTCTAAATCTGCTTATTCACCTGATATCTTATTACTAAATCCTGAAAATTTAGTGAATGAACCTTTCTGGAAAAAGGAATCAACCATTACTCAAGCTGCTTCTGTTCCTTTGGTAATAGAAATTGTTAGTAGTAATTGGAAAACAGATTATTCTACTAAAGCTGATGAATATGAATCTATGGGTATTCCTGAATATTGGATTGTTGATTATGCTGCTTTCGGTGGTAGAAGATTTATTGGTAATCCTAAACAACCGACTCTCTCAGTTTATTCTTTAATTGATGGAGAATATCAAGTTAATCAATTTAAAGGTGATGATCTAATCATATCTCCACTATTTACAGAATTACAATTAACTATTTCTCACATTTTACAACGAATATAA
- a CDS encoding YtxH domain-containing protein — translation MSNNRSGVFIGGLMLGATIGALTSLLVAPRTGRETRKLLKKSADALPELAEDISTSVQIQADRLSNSALRNWDDTLERLRDAIAAGVDATQRENQAIQRQTPANAENQDSLTQHLERS, via the coding sequence ATGTCTAATAACCGTTCTGGAGTATTTATTGGTGGCTTGATGCTAGGAGCGACTATTGGTGCTTTAACCAGCTTACTTGTTGCTCCACGCACAGGACGCGAAACACGTAAACTTTTGAAAAAATCTGCGGATGCTTTACCCGAATTGGCAGAAGATATATCAACAAGCGTGCAAATTCAGGCAGATCGTCTTTCTAATAGCGCCTTGCGAAACTGGGATGATACTTTAGAGAGACTGCGGGATGCGATCGCAGCTGGGGTAGATGCTACACAGCGAGAAAACCAAGCCATACAAAGGCAAACACCTGCTAATGCCGAAAATCAAGATTCTCTCACCCAGCATCTAGAACGCTCATAA
- a CDS encoding AAA-like domain-containing protein: protein MLTNNYDDGISQSDKIDYSPLRGLGVGFFSTKKRYIILYHLQVLHPSPTKTMTSPVQQYYQFGGSLPPHAPTYVTRKTDEDLYQAVKAGEFCFVLNSLQMGKSSLRVRTMQRLQTEKIACVAIDLTAIGTSGLNSEQWYNGIINNISESLKLEDKFDLDALWEENKPLYKFGKIHNNDYH, encoded by the coding sequence TTGCTAACGAATAATTATGATGATGGCATTTCCCAATCAGATAAAATAGATTATAGCCCCTTGCGGGGGTTGGGGGTGGGGTTTTTCTCAACCAAGAAACGCTATATTATTCTATATCATCTGCAAGTTTTACATCCATCACCCACGAAAACCATGACTTCCCCTGTTCAACAATATTATCAATTTGGTGGTAGTCTTCCTCCTCATGCACCGACTTACGTCACACGCAAAACAGATGAAGATTTATATCAAGCTGTGAAAGCTGGAGAGTTTTGTTTTGTTCTCAACTCTCTACAAATGGGAAAATCAAGTTTGCGTGTCCGCACTATGCAAAGATTACAAACAGAAAAAATCGCTTGTGTCGCTATAGATTTAACAGCCATTGGCACATCAGGATTAAATTCTGAACAATGGTATAATGGCATTATTAATAATATTTCTGAAAGTTTAAAATTAGAAGATAAATTTGATTTAGATGCTTTATGGGAAGAAAATAAACCACTTTATAAATTTGGCAAAATACACAATAATGATTATCATTAA
- a CDS encoding GTP-binding protein → MNIPIITVVAGLAGCGKTTWICQKLQNTVSLDNVIYYSPGNGKVPIDQTRIAAEFPEVKVFGDGQEIEFYTQLETAKLAYIELGFYLELSAIQQILNDVPYIAIAILPPQIQDSEYHHWAEKIVKGANIDISISPSQLWRVPSSGQVIDEDSLNEFWYEITHHAYGQVTRAKGIFDVADGRSIYGDFVAGIPATDFLELDLPRHLEGRPERFSGMEVWGKNLDESAIKQTLQDCYLSDIGIKQYQEQVKLILSEGEINQ, encoded by the coding sequence ATGAATATACCAATCATCACAGTTGTTGCTGGACTTGCTGGCTGTGGGAAAACTACTTGGATTTGCCAAAAGTTGCAAAATACCGTTTCCCTTGACAATGTAATTTATTATAGTCCTGGAAATGGCAAGGTTCCCATAGACCAAACGCGCATAGCTGCGGAATTCCCAGAAGTAAAAGTCTTTGGAGACGGACAAGAAATCGAATTTTACACCCAGCTAGAAACCGCCAAACTAGCCTATATTGAACTGGGGTTTTATTTGGAATTAAGTGCCATTCAGCAAATATTAAATGATGTACCCTATATTGCTATAGCAATTTTACCACCACAGATCCAAGATTCTGAATATCATCATTGGGCAGAAAAAATTGTCAAAGGTGCAAATATTGATATCAGTATTTCCCCAAGTCAACTTTGGCGCGTTCCCAGCAGTGGTCAAGTAATTGACGAAGATAGTTTAAATGAATTTTGGTATGAAATTACTCATCATGCTTATGGTCAAGTTACCCGTGCTAAAGGAATTTTTGATGTAGCCGATGGTCGGTCAATTTACGGTGATTTTGTCGCGGGTATCCCAGCAACAGATTTTCTAGAATTGGACTTACCACGTCATTTAGAAGGCAGACCAGAGCGATTTAGTGGTATGGAAGTATGGGGTAAAAATTTAGACGAGTCAGCAATTAAACAAACTTTGCAAGATTGTTATTTATCAGACATCGGCATTAAACAATACCAAGAACAGGTTAAACTGATTTTATCAGAAGGGGAAATAAATCAGTGA
- a CDS encoding precorrin-8X methylmutase, translated as MEWHVTDAQSLAIIDSEIGDHVFSPAEYEIVRRVIYATSDFEYKSLIRFSEHALQSGAAALAARTTIVVDVPMVQVGIAYDIQNTFANPVYCSMEALTRPQKEKTRAAWGIETLAKRYPEGIFVVGQAQTALTALVELIETEEIRPALIIATPVGFVNVDTVKERLQESLVPYITIDSRKGNAVVASAIVDGLVDLAWQAYGQDRNGGN; from the coding sequence ATGGAATGGCACGTAACTGATGCTCAAAGCTTGGCAATAATTGATAGTGAAATTGGCGATCATGTCTTTTCACCAGCAGAGTATGAGATAGTCCGGCGAGTAATATACGCAACATCGGATTTTGAGTATAAGTCCTTAATCCGGTTTTCGGAACACGCTTTACAATCAGGAGCAGCAGCACTAGCAGCACGCACCACAATTGTAGTAGATGTGCCAATGGTACAAGTCGGTATCGCCTACGATATTCAAAATACTTTTGCCAACCCAGTATATTGCAGCATGGAAGCGCTGACACGCCCACAAAAAGAAAAAACTCGTGCTGCTTGGGGAATTGAAACTCTTGCCAAGCGTTATCCAGAGGGTATCTTTGTGGTCGGTCAAGCCCAAACAGCATTAACTGCACTTGTAGAGTTAATTGAAACTGAAGAAATTCGACCGGCGTTGATAATTGCCACCCCAGTGGGATTTGTCAATGTAGATACTGTTAAAGAACGGTTGCAAGAATCTTTAGTACCTTATATTACTATTGACAGTCGCAAAGGTAATGCAGTTGTGGCATCTGCAATTGTCGATGGCTTGGTTGATTTAGCCTGGCAGGCTTATGGACAAGATCGGAATGGGGGAAATTAA
- a CDS encoding TPM domain-containing protein — MQLCFWRLVLVFIAVFCFSGSIWAMQSPSALAYENPDLLPAIFTPVVDLAKSLPDPQEEKLVRELEQFETDTGWKLRVLTQYDRTPGRAVIKYWGLDDKSILLVADSRGGNILSFSVGDAVYEFLPRTFWIELQTRFGNLYFVREQGEDQAILQALDSVKGCLLKGGCNVVPGLPREQWILTLITSAVGGVICGFAAQPRNDKQVFAWQWALIFSPLWGILFIAFGIGPVVTRTSDWLPLVRNISAFLIGVLVAYLSPVFSRPSSSHES; from the coding sequence ATGCAGCTTTGTTTTTGGCGACTAGTTTTAGTATTCATTGCAGTCTTTTGCTTTTCTGGGTCAATTTGGGCAATGCAATCTCCATCAGCCCTAGCTTACGAAAATCCTGACCTACTACCTGCCATATTCACTCCAGTTGTAGATTTAGCTAAATCGCTCCCTGATCCACAAGAAGAAAAATTGGTCAGAGAACTAGAACAATTTGAAACGGATACTGGTTGGAAATTGCGAGTATTGACCCAGTATGACCGTACCCCAGGTAGAGCAGTAATCAAATATTGGGGTTTAGATGACAAAAGTATTCTCCTAGTTGCCGACTCTCGTGGTGGTAATATCCTCAGTTTTAGTGTTGGTGACGCAGTTTATGAATTTTTACCCAGGACTTTCTGGATTGAACTGCAAACCCGGTTTGGTAACTTGTACTTTGTGAGGGAACAAGGGGAAGACCAAGCCATCCTGCAAGCCTTAGATTCAGTTAAAGGTTGTTTACTTAAAGGTGGTTGTAATGTCGTTCCCGGACTACCAAGAGAACAATGGATATTAACCCTCATTACTTCCGCTGTGGGTGGGGTTATTTGTGGCTTTGCTGCTCAACCTCGCAATGATAAACAAGTTTTTGCTTGGCAATGGGCTTTAATTTTCTCACCATTATGGGGAATTTTGTTTATTGCCTTCGGTATTGGACCTGTGGTTACTCGTACAAGCGATTGGTTGCCTCTAGTTCGCAATATCTCCGCTTTTTTAATTGGTGTTTTAGTCGCTTATTTATCTCCAGTTTTCAGTCGTCCTTCTTCCAGTCACGAGTCTTAA
- a CDS encoding class I SAM-dependent methyltransferase, with product MKKPDQLEKLYLQDLELRKNWYSPVADAYNKVRPRYSQEIINRTIELAELTPESKILELGCGPGNATVSYAQLGCSLSCLEPSQEACKFARQNCAAYPNVEIKQTTFEEWQLEPGKFKAVLAATSFHWMNPNIAYAKSAETLEKNGSLILLWNMTPQPNYEVYKTLHEVYQIHAPSSARYEDSTTQVKIVKSLGEKAIDSGYFQDLVTDHILCQVTYSIDNYLLLLNTLSPYLKLEASIRNALFAGLREKIEQHYGGSIEITYVSAFQVAKKV from the coding sequence ATGAAAAAACCAGACCAACTTGAAAAGTTATATCTCCAAGATTTAGAACTGAGAAAAAATTGGTATTCTCCTGTAGCAGATGCTTATAACAAAGTCAGACCACGCTATTCTCAAGAAATTATTAATCGTACTATAGAATTAGCTGAACTGACTCCTGAAAGCAAAATACTTGAATTAGGATGCGGACCAGGAAATGCAACTGTATCTTACGCTCAATTAGGATGTTCATTGTCTTGTTTAGAACCGAGTCAAGAAGCTTGTAAGTTTGCCAGACAAAACTGTGCAGCATATCCAAACGTAGAGATTAAGCAAACAACTTTTGAAGAATGGCAACTAGAACCAGGGAAATTTAAGGCGGTTTTAGCAGCAACTTCTTTTCATTGGATGAATCCTAATATTGCTTATGCAAAATCCGCTGAGACTTTAGAGAAAAATGGTTCTTTGATTTTGCTGTGGAATATGACACCTCAACCTAATTATGAGGTATATAAAACATTGCATGAGGTTTATCAAATTCATGCTCCATCTTCAGCCAGATATGAAGATAGTACAACTCAAGTAAAGATAGTCAAATCTTTAGGAGAAAAAGCTATTGACTCAGGTTATTTTCAAGATTTAGTTACCGATCATATTCTCTGCCAAGTGACTTATAGTATTGATAATTATTTGCTGCTTTTAAATACTCTTTCACCGTATTTAAAGTTAGAAGCATCGATTAGAAATGCTTTATTTGCTGGTCTACGGGAAAAAATAGAGCAGCATTATGGAGGCAGTATTGAGATTACATATGTTTCCGCTTTTCAGGTAGCAAAAAAGGTTTAG
- a CDS encoding GTP-binding protein, whose translation MTSKLPEPSANESTKWQEELDSAIFTFEDIQAELNYKQAKTALRNLVNNLDLTTQEKSGLEAEITDLETMLSKLDSMVVQIAAFGMVGRGKSSLLNALVGQSVFETGPLHGVTRTEQKVNWTITEEIIGETERALRVTLRTNNQSQVELIDTPGLDEVDGETRAVLAEKIAKQADLILFVITADMTKMEHEALSQLREAGKPIILVFNKVDQYPEADRMAIYQKIRDDRVRELVSPDEIVMSAASPLVKTAVHRADGSRGIQLRQGHAQVDQLKLKILEILQREGKALVALNTMLYADSVNEQVVERKLMIREQNANELIWKAVMTKSLAIALNPVTVVDILSAVIIDIALILGLSQLYGIPMTETGAVKLLQKIALSMGGIGASELLANLGLSGLKTLLGISATATAGVTMAPYLSIAITQAGVAGVSSYGIGQVTKAYLANGATWGSDGPKAVVSQILSTLDETSILNRIKDELLTKIKLRKKL comes from the coding sequence ATGACCTCGAAATTACCTGAACCTTCTGCAAACGAATCAACTAAATGGCAAGAAGAACTGGACAGTGCTATTTTCACATTTGAAGACATTCAAGCCGAACTTAACTATAAACAAGCGAAAACGGCACTGAGAAATTTAGTTAATAATCTTGACCTGACTACTCAGGAAAAATCAGGTTTGGAAGCAGAAATTACTGATTTAGAAACCATGTTGAGTAAATTAGACAGCATGGTAGTACAGATTGCAGCTTTTGGTATGGTAGGACGAGGAAAGTCTTCCTTATTAAATGCTTTAGTTGGACAATCAGTATTTGAGACTGGACCATTACACGGTGTCACCCGTACAGAACAAAAAGTTAATTGGACTATTACTGAAGAAATAATTGGTGAAACTGAACGGGCTTTACGAGTTACTTTGCGTACCAATAATCAATCCCAAGTAGAATTAATTGATACTCCTGGACTAGATGAAGTAGATGGAGAAACCCGCGCTGTATTAGCTGAAAAAATCGCCAAACAAGCAGATTTGATTCTTTTTGTGATTACTGCGGATATGACAAAGATGGAACATGAAGCACTTTCCCAGTTGCGAGAAGCTGGTAAACCGATAATTTTGGTATTTAACAAGGTTGATCAATATCCAGAAGCTGACAGAATGGCAATTTATCAAAAAATCCGGGATGATAGGGTGCGAGAGTTAGTTTCACCGGATGAAATTGTTATGTCTGCGGCTTCACCATTGGTAAAAACTGCGGTGCATCGTGCCGATGGTAGCAGAGGTATACAGTTACGTCAAGGTCATGCTCAAGTTGATCAATTAAAACTGAAAATTTTAGAGATTCTGCAACGGGAAGGTAAAGCTTTAGTAGCACTGAATACGATGCTTTATGCTGATAGTGTTAATGAGCAAGTAGTAGAACGCAAACTGATGATTCGAGAACAGAATGCAAATGAGTTGATTTGGAAAGCGGTGATGACAAAATCATTAGCGATCGCACTCAATCCTGTTACTGTAGTTGATATCCTCAGTGCTGTGATTATTGATATTGCTTTAATTTTAGGCTTATCTCAACTTTATGGTATCCCCATGACAGAAACTGGTGCTGTTAAATTACTCCAAAAAATCGCCTTGAGTATGGGTGGTATCGGTGCTAGTGAACTATTAGCAAATTTGGGTTTAAGTGGGTTAAAAACCTTACTTGGTATCTCTGCAACAGCAACAGCAGGAGTGACAATGGCACCATATCTATCCATAGCCATAACTCAAGCGGGAGTAGCTGGTGTATCTTCCTATGGTATTGGACAAGTTACTAAAGCTTATTTAGCAAATGGTGCAACTTGGGGTTCAGATGGACCAAAAGCAGTAGTTAGTCAAATTTTATCAACTTTAGATGAGACTTCAATTTT
- a CDS encoding DUF29 family protein: MEELLELQQLLISGNISEALLLVEEMTEMSKDDKLNKIFSFGIILLMHLIKQSAEKRSTKSWEISIANAVKQIQRTNKRRKTGGNYITTAELQETLEDAYQSALNQAALEAFAGKYDPETVAKMVDKEMILEQAIALILGNAT, from the coding sequence ATGGAAGAATTACTAGAACTTCAACAATTGCTGATTAGTGGCAATATTTCTGAGGCGTTGTTGCTAGTCGAAGAGATGACAGAAATGAGCAAAGATGACAAGCTAAATAAAATTTTTAGTTTTGGCATTATTTTACTAATGCATTTGATTAAACAATCTGCCGAAAAGCGTTCAACAAAATCCTGGGAAATATCTATTGCTAATGCAGTTAAGCAAATTCAACGCACCAACAAACGACGCAAAACTGGTGGAAATTACATCACTACAGCAGAATTACAAGAAACTTTAGAAGATGCCTATCAGTCTGCTTTAAATCAGGCAGCATTGGAAGCATTTGCAGGTAAATATGATCCAGAAACAGTGGCGAAGATGGTAGATAAAGAGATGATATTAGAACAAGCGATTGCATTAATATTAGGTAATGCTACATGA
- a CDS encoding metallophosphoesterase produces the protein MKIAVMSCIHGNSEALDAVLSDIDHQKAEKIFCLGDLVGYGPYPNEVVTQIRSLEIPTCAGCWDEDIVEGLNACDCSYPSLLAENRGKIAHEWTNHQINPENREFLAQLPHSFHEENLAFVHGSPHSNHEYLLPELDAFAALERVLSTDADVLFCGHTHVPYVRDLDASSLQVRVQSQGTAAREINFTANLKRIINVGSVGEPRHGRPNATYVIYDTDNQEVKLREVAYDYQKTCAAIIEKGLPAIFAWRLSQGLEYAERADDATHVCTK, from the coding sequence GTGAAAATAGCGGTAATGTCATGTATTCATGGCAACTCTGAAGCCTTGGATGCAGTTTTATCAGATATAGATCACCAAAAAGCGGAAAAAATCTTTTGTCTGGGAGATTTAGTCGGATATGGCCCTTATCCAAATGAGGTAGTCACACAAATTCGTTCTTTGGAAATTCCTACTTGTGCGGGTTGTTGGGATGAAGATATTGTTGAAGGGTTGAATGCGTGTGATTGCAGTTATCCTTCTTTGTTGGCTGAAAATCGGGGGAAAATAGCTCATGAATGGACAAATCACCAAATTAATCCTGAAAATAGAGAATTTTTAGCTCAATTACCCCATAGTTTCCATGAAGAAAATTTAGCTTTTGTTCACGGTAGTCCCCACAGCAACCACGAATACTTATTACCTGAACTGGACGCTTTTGCCGCTTTAGAACGAGTACTTTCCACAGATGCAGATGTGCTTTTTTGTGGTCATACTCATGTCCCCTATGTCCGTGACTTAGACGCAAGTAGTTTGCAAGTGCGTGTTCAAAGTCAAGGAACAGCAGCAAGAGAAATCAATTTTACAGCTAACTTGAAACGGATTATTAATGTCGGTTCTGTGGGAGAACCTCGACATGGCAGACCCAATGCAACTTATGTGATTTATGACACCGATAATCAAGAAGTGAAGTTGCGGGAAGTTGCTTACGATTATCAAAAAACCTGTGCTGCAATTATTGAAAAGGGTTTACCTGCTATTTTTGCTTGGCGTTTGTCTCAAGGTTTGGAATATGCTGAAAGGGCTGATGATGCGACTCATGTTT